The window ATGATCCAGATTAGCAAGGAGCTAGGATGGAAGAGAAAACTCCTGTGCACTGTTGCCAAAAAGTTCCCCGTAGAAGCTTTTTATTCTCATCCCGGCCGCAATCCTCCATCTACTCCGCACATTTACTTGTCTGCAGGCATACACGGAGATGAACCGGCGGGAGTCCTGGCCCTTATTTATTGGTTAGAAAATTTCCGCTCTTTTTTTTATCCTTACCGTTTCTCCCTTATTCCCGTGATCAACCCTTGGGGATTGAAACAAAACAGTCGACTCAACGAACAGGGCATCGATCTGAATAGAGCATTCCAAAATACGAATCTTTCTCCTATTAAAGAAATCCGGTCCTTTCTCGAAACTCAAGGACCTTTTGATCTCTCCTTGCTCCTTCACGAAGACTATGACGCCCATGGAGTTTATCTTTACGAAACCCCGGCCAACCTCAAGCTGGGTAAAAAAATCTTGGATGAAGTTTCAAAAATTTGCCTCATAGAGAATCGCCCCAAGATAGAGGGGAGAAAACATAACGGCGGAGTGCTCTCTCGACCCTTAAGGAAAAACCGCTTTGAAAAAATGGGATATCCTGAAGCCGTTTATCTTTATTTTCAGCTCCAATGCAAGAAAATTTATACGATTGAAACTCCCTCAGAATGGGACATTGAGAAAAGAATACAAGCTCATTTTACAGCCATTAATACCGCTCTTTCCTTGCTTTCAAGGGAAAAACAGTTATTTTTGGAGAACGCTTCTACGGATTCTCCAAAGAATACCATTCAAGATTAAGACGTTGAAAGTCTCTCTCATTTTAGCCCGATTGTCGTCCAATCAATTTTTAAGGATTTTGGATAGAAAAGTGTCGAAAGAACGATTGCAAGAAACCGTTACCTGAATAGTCCTCGATCCTTTCCCAACCGTCATCCCATAAAACCACCTGGTTGAAAGTCCCCTGCCCTTTGAAGACCTACCTGGGGCGGGGAATTTTTTCTTTCCATCTCTGCTGGGCTGAACAAGGCCATTCAAAAGGCTCAATGTTGTGCTGTTTAACAAGCTGCCAAAAGAGCATAAGGAGGCTATCATGGATTTTTTGCGTCAACTCGGCCCTTTTTTCCCCTTTTTCGGGGAAAATCAATTCTCCAAATTTTACAAATATTCTCGGTCTATAAAACCAAGTTTTAGGTTGATACAAAAGGTCGGAACCTATGATGACCACCGGCAGGATTGGGCATTGAGAAAGTTGAGATAAAGTAGCCGGACTAAAAGACAATTTTGCCCCAAGCAAAATAGAATTCTTTCCATGTCTAATCCCTCGTTCCGGGAACAGTCCCACAAGCCTTCCCGCTTTGAGCCTACTGACGATGGCCTTCGCAGCCTTAGGGTCCATCCGCTCCCTATCCACCGGAATGACATTAAGATTGGTTAAAATCTGGGAAAGAACAAGATCGTTAAAAAGCTTACCATCAGCCACGTAATCAATGGGGCGGGGAGCATGCATCCCCAAAATAATAGGATCAAAATGGCTAATGTGATTGGAAACCAGTAGACAGCCCCCGCTCGAAGGTATCCTTTCTAAACCATAAATATGTATTTTAGAGGAAATGTTAAGAATCCTCTTGCAAATGATTCCAGAAAAGAAAAAAAAACCGTCTCGCGCTTCTTGATTCATCGCAACTATAGCGAATCAGAACATCCGACTTTTGCTTTTTTTTAAGACTATGACAAGAAAAAGTTTCAGACAAGAAAAAGGCATTCAAACAAAACGCACCGAAAGCGTCAAGGCTAGGGCTAATCTCCGGAGATATTCGCTGCGCGGTATATCCACGGCTCCCATTAAGCGCGTAACGGGTGTGGCGACCTGGGTGTCAAAAAGGACAAAACCCCTTTCCTTCAAATGAGCAACGGTAAAAGCCAAAGCCGCCTTCGAAGCATCGGTTATCCGATGAAACATCGATTCACCGGCAAAAAAACCGCCGATAGCAACTCCATATAATCCGCCAACCAACATCCCCTTGGCCCATACTTCCACGCTGTGGGCATAACCGTAACGATGAAGCTCGGTATAGGCTTTTATAAACCTGGGGCTGATCCAGGTGTGTTCTCTGCCAGGTGCCGGTTTAGCACAATTTTTGATTACTTCACTAAAACACTGGTTAATTGTAAACTGGAACTTCCCCTGCCTAATTTTTTGAGCAAGCCGCCTGGGAGGCTTAAAAGTCTCTATTTCGAAAATCGCCCTGGGGTCCGGTGACCACCACGTCAACGGTCGATCCGTCCAAGGAAATATTCCGGATCGATAACCTGCAAGAAGCCTGGAAATAGACAAATCCCCACCGACAGCAACCAAGCCGTCAGGATCGGCCTTTGTCACATCGGGAAACTGTATCCGAAATAAATTAAGAATCACGGCAGCCACGTTTATAAAATCAACAAAAAATAATTTAATGCAACTTTTAAATTACTTAACATTTAGGCAAATCTTTGTCGAGTATTATCCTCCTTAATAGGTCTATACCGAATTGAGAAACCAATCGTTTAAAGGTAATTCTATCGGAAGGGAAAAACCGTTTATAAGCCACGGGGACCATTCCCTTCCTACTTATGGCTATCCATACCAGCCCTACGGGTTTTTCGGGGCTTCCCCCTTGGGGACCGGCAATACCCGTCACGGCAAGAGCAATATCCGCTCCACTTGTTTCCAAGGCTCCCTGGGCCATGGCTTCAGCAACCTCCTTACTCACGGCTCCAACAGAATCAAGCAAAGATTTATTCACTTTCAATTGGCTTACTTTTGCCTCGTTGGAATACGTAACCCATCCATAAGTAAAAGCGGCTGAACTGCCGGGAACATTGGTAAGCCTGTTGCTTATCAAGCCTCCAGTGCAAGATTCAGCCGTAGCTATCTTTAATTTTTTTGCCACGGCATTTTCTATGACCACTTCTTCTAGCTCTTTATCTTCCAAGGCATATAAATCGCTACCGAATGTTTCGGTCAAAAGTTGCATGATTTTTGTCGCCTTCTCTTGCTCCTGGAACGACAAACGAATCGAGACTTCTCCCGGACTCTCACAATAGCCTATCTCATCAACACCTATTTTTTTGAGTTTTTCTTCTACTTTTTCCTGGATCAAGGATTCGGCTATCCCGACGACCTTACCGATAAGCCGGTAAGCCTTTTTAAGGTCAAAACGGGAACGCCACCAAGGAACAACATGCTTTTTCCACATCGGTTCCAGCTCATGGGGAGGGCCAGGAAGCATGATGAGGAAACGGCCTCCCTTTTCAATTATTGACCCACAGGCGCTACCATACTCATTATCCAAGAGAAGTGCATTTTCAAGGCAAAGAGACTGTTTCTGGATGGCCCAGTCCGGGACGGTTATTCCCGCCGCATCGTAAAAAGACTTGATCTTTCTTGATAGCTCTTGATTACCTATTAATGGAATGCCTAGAGCTTCGGATACCGCCTCTTTGGTAACATCGTCAGAAGTAGGACCCAATCCTCCCGTAACGATGGTGAGAGCTGAACGATAAAAGGACCGCCTTATGATTTCCACCAGGTCTTTGCTGTCCGCAGCGGCAATTTGTAAAGTAAACTTTTCACCGAGAAAAAACAGTTCATGGGCCAAAAACGGCAAATGGGTATTGCTCCTATCACCCCGGATGATTTCCGTACCCGTATTAATCAATTCCACTCTCATGAACGACCCTATCCAGGACAATAAAATGGCTACTTTTTAGCCCCTTTGTGCCCCTCTTCAGGATAAGGAAAATCCATGGCTATCTTTAAACAACATTTAGCTCCCTGCGCTCCACAACAGTTCTTGAATTTTTTCCTTGGATCCAAGGGGCAAGGATCATTTCTTCCCATCTTTGGTCCCGATCTTCTAACAGGAAGACTCACTTTTGTTGATTTTTTTTCATGATCTTCTTTGCCGTCTTCCTCAGGGACTTGAGATTGAACGGCAGGCAACTGCTGGGCCAACTGCTCGTTGCGGTTTAAAGAAGAGAGAAACTGTTCAAAAGCCATGACACTGGATGCAGACCGGAAAACATTATGGGCTATCTCTTTTTTGATGCGATCCATGAGATCTTCAAAAAGAGAATAGGCTTCCTGCTTGTATTCGATCAAGGGATCTTTTTGTCCATAAGCTCTTAAGCCGATGCTTGCCCGGAGACCATCCATCGAATAAAGATGCTCTTGCCAGAGCTTATCAATAGCGGATAGAACGATGTATCTTTCCAAGGAAACCAGTTCTTCAGGATTTTCAAATTTAATCTTCAATTCATAGGCGTTCTTTACCTTTTGCAAAATGAAGCGGGCGATCCCCTCTATAGAACCATTCTTTTCTAATTCTTCCTGTTTCAAAGCTACCGGGAAAAGTTGGTTGACCCAATGGACAAGCCCTGGGTAGTCCGGGTTTTCTCCCAGAGAAAGCCTATTCTTTACCTCCTTTTCTATAACTTCCTGTACAGCAGCAAAAATTTCCTCCCTTGGATTATCCGTCTCCAAAACCTCGTTGCGGTATCCGTAAACGACCTCCCTCTGCAAGTTCAAAACATCATCATACTGCAGGGTATGCTTGCGAATCATGTAGTTTCTCTGCTCTACCCGCTTTTGTGCCGTCGCTACGGCTTTGGTCAACCACGGGTGTTCTAATTCCTCATCCTCTTTCATGCCCATTTTCGTTAAGAGAGAGGCGATTTTGCGGGAATCCCCAAAATTGCGCATTAAATCGTCTTCAAGAGATATATAAAATTTAGAAACCCCTGGATCTCCTTGCCTGGCGCATCTGCCCCTGAGTTGGAGATCAATCCTTCGGGCCTCATGCCTTTCTGTTCCGAGTACAAACAATCCCCCCAAGTCCGCAACGCCTTCACCCAGTTTTATGTCCGTTCCTCTTCCCGCCATGTTGGTGGCTATAGTCACAGCACCCCGCAATCCCGCACGGGCTATGATTTCAGCTTCTTGCTGGTGATGCTTGGCATTCAGCACATTGTGAGGAATATTTTCCCTTTTTAACATTCGGCTGAGCAGTTCAGAAGCTTCGACCGAAATCGTTCCTACCAATACGGGTTGACCCTTGGCATGGAGCTCCTTGATTTTTTGGACAATATTCTGATATTTTGCACGCCTTGTTTTGAAGATCGTATCTTCATAGTCTATTCTTCTACAAGGTTTGTTTGTGGGGATGACAACCACGTCTAGCTTGTATATATCATGAAATTCGTTGGCTTCTGTCTCTGCCGTGCCTGTCATTCCTGCCAGCTTCTCATAAAGTCTAAAGTAATTCTGAATGGTTATCGTGGCTAAGGTCTGGGTCTCTCTATCAATATGAACCCCTTCTTTGGATTCGATCGCCTGGTGCAAACCTTCACTCCATCTTCTCCCCGGCATCAACCTCCCTGTAAATTCGTCAACAATGACTACCTTGTTATCCTGGACGACATAATGAACATCTTTTTCATAAAGGCAATAAGCCCGGAGTAACTGAGAAACACAATGAATTCTTTCCGTGGCTTCTTCGTATTTTTGTTGGGCTTCAAGCCTGATTTTTTCTTTTTCATGAATTCCCAATTCCGGATTTCTCTCCAGCTCATCAAAAAGGGCGACTAGATCAGGAGGAGCAAAGTAATCCGGGTCTGTTGGATTAAGGAATTTCCTTCCCCTCTCGCTGATGTCCACCTCGTTATTCTTTTCATCTATGGAAAAAAGCAGTTCCTCTTTG is drawn from Methylacidiphilum infernorum V4 and contains these coding sequences:
- a CDS encoding CinA family nicotinamide mononucleotide deamidase-related protein; this translates as MRVELINTGTEIIRGDRSNTHLPFLAHELFFLGEKFTLQIAAADSKDLVEIIRRSFYRSALTIVTGGLGPTSDDVTKEAVSEALGIPLIGNQELSRKIKSFYDAAGITVPDWAIQKQSLCLENALLLDNEYGSACGSIIEKGGRFLIMLPGPPHELEPMWKKHVVPWWRSRFDLKKAYRLIGKVVGIAESLIQEKVEEKLKKIGVDEIGYCESPGEVSIRLSFQEQEKATKIMQLLTETFGSDLYALEDKELEEVVIENAVAKKLKIATAESCTGGLISNRLTNVPGSSAAFTYGWVTYSNEAKVSQLKVNKSLLDSVGAVSKEVAEAMAQGALETSGADIALAVTGIAGPQGGSPEKPVGLVWIAISRKGMVPVAYKRFFPSDRITFKRLVSQFGIDLLRRIILDKDLPKC
- the secA gene encoding preprotein translocase subunit SecA — its product is MIKQLLQKVFGSKNERELSRLWPIVQKINELEKELFSLSDDDLAQKTFEFKKRIADGESLDSLLPEAFAVVKHVCRRFKQRAKVVIVRGHPVVWDMVPFDVQLLGGIVLHMGKIAEMATGEGKTLVATLPVYLNALLGKGVHVVTVNDYLAARDSEWMGEIYRFLNLSVGCLQQGQSYEERRAQYACDVTYGTNSEFGFDYLRDNSIVTQKEEKVQRGHFYAIIDEVDSILIDEARTPLIISGPATVATNQQYERYKPLVNRLVQQQVIECARMAEEIQGLLKDKTSNKDKIGRLLFKIKLGMPRNKQLMKLLEDPEIRRFMDDAELSLYQDSRRTELYALKEELLFSIDEKNNEVDISERGRKFLNPTDPDYFAPPDLVALFDELERNPELGIHEKEKIRLEAQQKYEEATERIHCVSQLLRAYCLYEKDVHYVVQDNKVVIVDEFTGRLMPGRRWSEGLHQAIESKEGVHIDRETQTLATITIQNYFRLYEKLAGMTGTAETEANEFHDIYKLDVVVIPTNKPCRRIDYEDTIFKTRRAKYQNIVQKIKELHAKGQPVLVGTISVEASELLSRMLKRENIPHNVLNAKHHQQEAEIIARAGLRGAVTIATNMAGRGTDIKLGEGVADLGGLFVLGTERHEARRIDLQLRGRCARQGDPGVSKFYISLEDDLMRNFGDSRKIASLLTKMGMKEDEELEHPWLTKAVATAQKRVEQRNYMIRKHTLQYDDVLNLQREVVYGYRNEVLETDNPREEIFAAVQEVIEKEVKNRLSLGENPDYPGLVHWVNQLFPVALKQEELEKNGSIEGIARFILQKVKNAYELKIKFENPEELVSLERYIVLSAIDKLWQEHLYSMDGLRASIGLRAYGQKDPLIEYKQEAYSLFEDLMDRIKKEIAHNVFRSASSVMAFEQFLSSLNRNEQLAQQLPAVQSQVPEEDGKEDHEKKSTKVSLPVRRSGPKMGRNDPCPLDPRKKFKNCCGAQGAKCCLKIAMDFPYPEEGHKGAKK
- the aat gene encoding leucyl/phenylalanyl-tRNA--protein transferase, yielding MAAVILNLFRIQFPDVTKADPDGLVAVGGDLSISRLLAGYRSGIFPWTDRPLTWWSPDPRAIFEIETFKPPRRLAQKIRQGKFQFTINQCFSEVIKNCAKPAPGREHTWISPRFIKAYTELHRYGYAHSVEVWAKGMLVGGLYGVAIGGFFAGESMFHRITDASKAALAFTVAHLKERGFVLFDTQVATPVTRLMGAVDIPRSEYLRRLALALTLSVRFV
- a CDS encoding M14 family metallopeptidase; this translates as MTVPFHDPEWVHKKMIQISKELGWKRKLLCTVAKKFPVEAFYSHPGRNPPSTPHIYLSAGIHGDEPAGVLALIYWLENFRSFFYPYRFSLIPVINPWGLKQNSRLNEQGIDLNRAFQNTNLSPIKEIRSFLETQGPFDLSLLLHEDYDAHGVYLYETPANLKLGKKILDEVSKICLIENRPKIEGRKHNGGVLSRPLRKNRFEKMGYPEAVYLYFQLQCKKIYTIETPSEWDIEKRIQAHFTAINTALSLLSREKQLFLENASTDSPKNTIQD
- a CDS encoding lysophospholipid acyltransferase family protein is translated as MNQEARDGFFFFSGIICKRILNISSKIHIYGLERIPSSGGCLLVSNHISHFDPIILGMHAPRPIDYVADGKLFNDLVLSQILTNLNVIPVDRERMDPKAAKAIVSRLKAGRLVGLFPERGIRHGKNSILLGAKLSFSPATLSQLSQCPILPVVIIGSDLLYQPKTWFYRPRIFVKFGELIFPEKGEKRAELTQKIHDSLLMLFWQLVKQHNIEPFEWPCSAQQRWKEKIPRPR